In one window of Branchiostoma floridae strain S238N-H82 chromosome 14, Bfl_VNyyK, whole genome shotgun sequence DNA:
- the LOC118430496 gene encoding uncharacterized protein LOC118430496 — protein sequence MGLIKLALTASALYYAGVHGYVMYHLRTAAFRVVRPRLGSHVTETEKKRIIQSRQPLVRAVLSLYQAKPSSDHLSFYAPRATFTDPFARLLGRREITTAFCLLPKALEKAETLGYTVEHAEDWLAISLVQRYTVRYVPFSFELPSVIHLTLTERTEKGRETVGKGRETILTHSEFWYGKAFVDESNMRTLGVGRMAEKIRRFHGWLVTRYELNPPR from the exons ATGGGGTTGATCAAGCTGGCCCTGACGGCCTCTGCGCTCTACTACGCAGGCGTACATGGTTACGTCATGTACCATCTCCGGACGGCCGCTTTCAGAGTGGTTCGACCTCGACTGGGTAGTCACGTTACCGAG ACGGAGAAAAAGAGAATCATCCAGTCCCGCCAGCCGCTGGTACGAGCAGTTCTGTCTCTGTACCAGGCGAAGCCGTCCTCAGACCACCTCAGCTTCTACGCCCCGCGCGCCACCTTCACAGACCCGTTCGCCAGGCTTCTCGGCAGGCGTGAAATCACCACCGCCTTCTGCCTGCTTCCCAAGGCCTTGGAGAAGGCTGAAACTCTAGGCTATACCGTGGAGCACGCGGAGGATTGGTTAGCTATTTCTTTGGTCCAGAG GTACACAGTCAGATATGTCCCGTTCAGTTTTGAGCTGCCATCTGTGATTCATCTGACTCTGACAGAAAGGACGGAGAAAGGGCGGGAAACTGTCGGAAAAGGGCGGGAAACCATCCTGACCCACAGCGAGTTCTGGTACGGAAAGGCTTTTGTGGACGAGTCTAACATGCGCACCTTAGGGGTGGGCAGGATGGCGGAAAAAATACGACGGTTTCACGGCTGGTTAGTTACACGGTACGAGCTTAACCCACCGAGATAA